The sequence GGCTTCTTGTTTATTGGTATGTCTGATTGTTTGTATATTTCTAtaatttaataaagttacaataATATCTacaattaaattatttataactCGCTGAATTGTGAATGAATTTTCAATTGTCAGACGTGTTTATTATCCAGGATACTTACTAAGATGTATTATAATTTGATAATGAATAAGTTTAAGATGCAACTGTTAAATATACCAAAGTGCTAATTCTTTAGAGAATGAACGATTTCATTCCATAATAAAggcaaatttaaaatttaaattttcaaATCACTTTTATAAGTTGAAAGTCACACATTATGTACAAATATGCATTACATATACAACATAAGtaatatgaaatgaaataatataatttaaataataattaatgtgtAATATTAAATATTACTTTAATGTATCTAATATATGAGTATGTTGATGTAGCATACATGACATTTCATGTACTCCTATGTCATTTTATGCCGTGTTTTAACATGGGCTTAGATGGCAGAAAATCCCTCTCCAATATGGCAGTGGCATAGCTGAACTAACAAACCCAAAAGTTGCATCTATGTGTATAAATCTATGGAAGAGAGTTTATACCTTTTAGCTGAAGATGATAAATTAGCCTGTCTTGCAGTTTTAGCGGTTGCTGATAGCAACAAGCTGGCTAGCTTGATGAGGTGTTGTAGGTGTGTTGTGTTAAAGTTGTGGATGCAAGTAAAGGgtttaaatcatagactgtttaaatatggacgtagtattcgtgacgtcacccatctgtttctgaggcactgttttgaggccaatcggcggaggcagccatattgctgttgtcaagcgattgtgacgtaaagaggcgggctttgagcctcctagccaacagctacagtgttcccacctgtcaatcaagtcagctgtgcctctcattggaagacttgtaatctcaatatcttcgaaattgctgtgttaaaaaaagaatcacccccctacagtgtgtgccgatcaagaaattagctatccagactacactcgttttttgtaccaggctgtgaacgtgtttatttctgctgtaaagatcggcttttatgaattggtgtgtatgtggtatccggtacttccagagccagcctaaagcggatcctcgatgaactgcagaactgcagtttttagcacttccgcattggactcatatttttagaccggaggttgccgcttggtttaaactCACACATACTAACAGATATCTTTTTTGCTCCCATGTTTCTTATTTGGTAAGACTGGTTAAAGGAAATACCTGATGAAAAGATCCTCATGGTATTGATACAGACACAGAGTTGAGAAATGTTCATGTAAAAGGTTAAGCTTCAGAGTATCTGCTCTTTTCTTGAGTACGTGTCATATTCTCAGATCCTCTTTAGGATAGGGTTAAAATATTTCTCAAATTATCAAGTAGCTTTTTGTTGCAGTACATAATAAGATATTAGATACCAAGTGCAATGATAGATGAATTATCTTGAATAGTAGGCCCCCGAGAAATGCTCTTCAATCTTTGTACTTTGCACCTTATATAGATATTCCTCTAAAATATAGTAATACTCCAAAAAGGGAAGTACATAAGTAAAATATACAAAGTTCAGTCCTGCTTTAGATGTAAAAAGTATTTCTCTGAAGCTTTCTTACAATGCAGAGAGACTCACAGGCTTTGTAGAGAAAAGCTACAAAGCTAAAGCAACAGATCATGAGATGCTgttccaaaaaataaaattttcaAGTAACAGCCTGGATTTATGTGCTCCCACTGCTGCTACTCTGACACACAGTAAACTGAACTCTGGAGGCAGTACTCAGCGAGACGATCATTCCTGTGAGTTGTAGTCTGCcagtctgcagacacagagggcTTTCTGTGAGAAGCTAATACGAAAGTATTCCTGTGATGttgactttgttattttcaGCAGAAGGATAGAGCACGTCacagtgtttatgtttttaccTGGCAGAGGGTCTCATTCCATTTATTCCCACTGCGATGAAGGGGGGACTGTTTGGTTGACAAACAGGGAATGAGGTCCAACAAGCTCACTGTTTGTGCTCTGACTGACTAGTTAAAAAATTGGCTCTAGTACTTCAAGTTGATATATCCATTTGAGCTGTGGGGACATCTTACAGCTCAAGTGTGTTTTAAGATTGAATCAAACTATCTTTTGGAGTTACTAATGTCgccttgttttgtctttttctctctctctgaaatacAGATCCCAATCCACGGCTGCTCCAAACATCACAAAGTCAGCTGTCTCGCTCATCTTTAAAACAGCTGCTACCTGTTTGGtagctgtgtgcgtgtgtgtggtgcGCATGTTGTGTTCCTGTCCCCTCTCCCACAAGTTAGTCTATTAGTATGcagggtgtttgtgtgtcaatcTTGTgcgtgtgcatatgtgtgtctgtgctccTCCACAGTGCTATTTCACAGCCGCCCACACAAACTGACACCTACACGGTAAGGATGGACAgatctctcctttcttttcctttgcaTCTCTTCTTCCATATTTTTAATGAcatctttttgttttggttccAAATGTTGGTCACAAATGTGCTCTCTTCTTGTTCAATATTCCACAGTGGTTTTCcttttccaacattttaacGTAGTTAGTTGGAGGTAATTTTAGTTTTAATTCAGTGTTCTCTTGGCCTTACTTTTCTTTCCATGCAGCTCACAGAGCACTATATTTTTCCCAGAATGATAATGACCGTTTTTCCAAACACTGGCCTAACactctttgtttttgaaatgacatTTGGCTTAGGGACGGCGgtttaaaatgtcacaaatcCTTTAACAGCCACAGACTTCTTGTCTTTTTGGCCCAGCGCTTCTACATGAACAGAGGGGAAACGAGTTTTTTCATGTCCCGCTACTGAGGATTTATTATGTATTATGAATATATTATGCAACTACTTGGCTCAGAGGGGCTGTTCACATCTTTCTTTCCATCACTTTctcacactctctttctctctcttctgctcttTGCAGGAATGCACAGATGGGTATCATTGGGACCCTCAAACAGAGCACTGCAAAGGTAATACACTCTTTAAAATGCATGTATTCCATTTCAACACCTACTTATTATGTACAAGAACAGCTTGGATACCCCGTTGCTTTTGATTTCTTCCTTAAAAGTACAGTTAGAGCCTAAAGGTGTCTCTCTATCTCCCATCAGATGTAAACGAGTGTGAAACCATCCCAGACGCCTGCAAAGGGGAAATGAAGTGCTTCAACCACTATGGAGGATACCTGTGCCTTCCCCGTTCTGCATCAGTCATCCCAGCCCCTGAACCCCCCATCACGCCCACAGTGACCAACCCCTGCCCCCTAGGATACGAGCCTCAGGGAGACAGctgtgtgggtgggtgtctAGTTTGTGGGTCTAACAGTTGGAGGTGGACAGGTGGCCACAGGGTGACTGATCATTAAGCAagtttgtgtacgtgtgtgtggttgtgtgcatttattgttGGCGGCTACAGACTGTGAGGGACAGGTGGCTGAAGCAGGTGTTGGGACTGGAGGCAGCATGTTGGTGCAatctgtgtgggtgtgagtgagGATGAGTCTGCAGGGGGGCAGGGAGACAGTGTAGGAATTTGGAAGATCTCACACGAGTacagctgctgtgttttaaGAGTCCACTCTTGCAGCGGGAAACGTCTTCATGCTGGTGGACAGTGAGGTGTTCATCTGCATGAGACAGCTACCATGATTCAACatgatgaaatgttttcagctgttGAGGGCAGACGAGGGGAACTGAGTACCATCGTCTTCCTTGCAACAGTCACCATGTCTCCCTGTCATGCTGAATGAGGATTTTTACACGTGTCCTTGTTTcacccacaaacacagacatcgATGAGTGTGAGCGAGACGAACATGACTGCCAGCCCAGTCAGCAGTGCATCAACTCAATGGGTGCCTTCACCTGCCAGTGTCCGGACGGTTACCGCAAAGTTGGCACAGAGTGCATTGGTGAGATTATCTTACTTAACCCTTTACTCGTAAAACTAGGCAGGATCACATAAGGTAACTCAGAAAGATATTCTGCTTCATTGCCTGAGGTCAAAACCGGCCTTAATAACTTGTAGGAATGTGAATGTCCCTCCTCTGACTGGATTTCTTTCTCCCAGACATCGATGAGTGCAGGTACAGGTACTGCCAACATCGCTGTGTCAATGTACCCGGCTCTTTCTCCTGTCAGTGTGAGCCTGGTTTCCAGCTGGCAGGAAATAACCGATCTTGCATCGGTGAGTGACGCCCCCTCCGACGACTTTACTGTTACAGCCACTGACACTGAGATCAGGCACAAAGTCTGCACACTGAGCTGATTGCTCCCTGAATATGTTTTGTTCTAATATAGATCTTTCTCAGCTCTGTCAAGTTGATAAATGACAGCCTTTGATAATGTGGtttaaaatctttaaagaaTATTCCACCATTTATGCATCAAAGTCTTTCAACAAGGCTGTAAAGAAACACTCcagatgtgataaaaaagttgtATAAAGACTTTTGTGCCCCCAGAAGGAGCTGCATACAGCCTGCTTGATTTTGATAAGAAAGGAAGGCTCCAAGTttataaatgaaaagaaaaacagaggaagggaACTCACCAGATCTCTGTAGCTCGCTTCTCTTAAATGCTTCAGGCTTCAGGTTTATGGGAAGATGAGCAACTGCTCAAATTTCTTACTGTCATAGAGCTGCTCTTAATTTAACCTggaagatttatttattttattttagcaaCAAATGATTATTTGTTAGATGTCATCTTTATGTAATAATCTGATTAGGAGCTCATTCTAATTTCTgcattaatttttttcttccagCAACTGTgaaagtttttaaatgttgtgctCTTAAACTCAGAAATTCACCTTCTTCTTTCCAGATGTGAATGAATGTGATATGGGTGCTCCCTGCTCTCAGAGGTGCTACAACACATATGGCACCTTCCTCTGTCGTTGTGAACAGGGTTATGAGCTTGGACCTGATGGCTTTGCATGTAATGGTAGGAGACCCACTCCCTAAAATAATTTTATACGTACTAACTTGTCAGAGTCTGTGAAGCTaatctctgttctctgtttttcGGTTACAGATATCGATGAGTGCAGCTACTCCAGCTATCTGTGCCAGTACCAGTGTGTCAATGAACCCGGGAAGTTCTCGTGCGTGTGCCCTGAAGGATACCAGCTGCTCGGCACCAGACTCTGCCAGGGTTAGCACATCCGCCTCCATTCCCACCCGAATCTAACACCTACCTCTGTGTGCTCTCAGAGTCACAAATGCTGCTCTGAGTCAACACTTAGTTGCTCTATTCTGGTCCTGTTGTGGTCTGATCAAATATGATGAGCTGTTTTTCTCCTGCAGATATAAATGAATGTGAAACTGGCGAGCATCagtgcactgacacacagaccTGTGTGAATATCCATGGCCGTTACCAGTGTGTGGACTCAAACCGTTGCCAGGATCCGTATGTACATGTGTCCGAGAAGTGAGTGACACCTTGTGAAACGTACACTCTCACACACCTTTTCCCAATTACCCACGAATATGGCATCAGCTCAGAATATAATCAGCCCCTGTGTTTATTATGGCTCAAACTCCAAGAGTGCCTCGATTACTTTTTCCACACACGAGTCCAACTTTTCTTGTGAGCACGCTCCAGTGCAATAAGAAAACTATCACAGTTGTGAACAAGTGTTGGATTGGTAACAGGTGTGGGCGATTATTAACAAATCCCACTTGATTTAGtgatataaaatgtgttttagaaaacatgagggggaaaaaatgctaCTGTTCAGTACTTTTTGGGTTTAGAAGaactttcctctctgtcttattACTCCCTCTGCTGGGTGATTCATGAACAACTctctatgtttgtttttttacaaaatattaATCTTTTTCCTTTCAAAGTGGATTCTCACTCTGCTTTTTCTCCTCCTGTATCCAGCCGCTGTGTGTGTCCTGTCAGCAAGCCTGCCTGTCGAGAACTGCCTTTCTCCATCGTCCACCGTTACATGAGCATCACCTCGGAGCGCTCTGTCCCCTCTGACATCTTCCAGATTCAGGCCACCAGTGTCTCTCCAGGGGCTTACAACACCTTCCGTATCCGTTCTGGTGACGAAAACGTAGACTTCTACATCAGAGTAAGCAACGTTACAGAATGTCACTGatgattttattctttaaaaccTGTGAACACATTGAGCATGGCTTTAGACTTTCAAAGCATGtgataaggcgtttttcgaccgaaggaactttaccccggaactagggactttacccctgaactatgtgtgtttcaactggaggaaccagggccTAAATTTAGTTatggggtagataatctcccctctgaaaagcccctgcttgtggggtagtacttttcaaaggtctttcggttgaacgtaacagtgtttgtggagtttacacagttgttgaaacacagagggagttcctgggaatgcatactagtttagttttttattaggatttcaaaatattatttaatatcattttttttctccatacgtcactggcctgatttgcacaatctacccaggacttcagcctgcggtcgaaacgaagacaacaatgggggcacaagaaccttttagttccggggaaagtagttctgggggctaaaagaccctggaactcttggtcgaaatgcacctttagtgctTCCTTCAAGGCTAAGTCTGCATATAATGTCACTCACCACATTTAACTCTTTCACATAAGGGGATCTGTAGAGATACATTCTGATATTATggcaaaaacacagagaatttATCTCCTGTTGATTAAATGTGTCAGGTCAGAACATAGAGGAGAGCTGTTTAGTGTCAAAAGTGAGCTTAAGTTTCATAATAAACTGTAGATGCTGTTGACTTTGCTTTTTGCAAAAAGCAACCAATTTCACAGACTATTCAGAGCAGTGTTATTTATACTAAACCAGTTCAAAATGTAGGCTCTGACAAAACTTGACTGCCTGAAAATTTAGAAACTATTTTGCTTCATCTCTTCTTATCAATAGTCACTAAGCAACAATTTGATGTATTATACTTTTTCCTAAACATGAAGCTCAAATGATATGGTCAGCCATTTGATATGCTTTGATAGTGAAAGGAAAGGTTGATAAACTAcactttatattgtttttagAAATTTACTTCATTACTCTCTCACTAAGAAAACTTTAACCCTCAAGACTGGGCCTGATTCTTCAGTCAGAAGTACTTTTTCTAATGTTTAAATGCAGCCGGGTGGCTCACATAGATGAGTCCCTTCTCAGTCCAAGACTCTGTGTCAGCATTTGCCTTGTAAACGTCAGAGCTGATTTAAAACAGTAGATGGCGTGCTGAGCTACTCTAAACCTTTCAAATGCCTTCTATTAGATATCTGGTGAGAGATAAAATTATCACCTGCACTGATGTGTTTAATTCCAGCCCTGTCATATTGGTTAGTTTACAGCTctgaaaacacttcaaaaaataaaGTACCTCTTTGACTTATACCCCAAAGTATCCACATTAGATCAATATTTCTCTTTTGAAAACAAGATACGTCCAGGTTTATAAGTTAACGCTCTCTTAACTAAGCCGTGAGACGTTTTCAGCGTTGTGCAGCCGTGATCTGACTGTGTTTTATTGACATTACACTTTCTGTCCTTTTAGTTTCAAAGCAAGGTTTGGTTAATTCATAACTTCATTGCTTTTACTAAGCAGACTCTTGTTAGAGGAATAGTTCAAGATTTTAGGAAAAATACTTACTTGTGTGGGCTCAGAATCAACATGTTTGCTTTGGGAGTATTTCATAGATTCTTGAAGGAGTGGTTTTAAAAAGGGATGGACAGTGTTGGAGACTGATACTTAAtcataaatgcaaaaaacacCACAACTCTATGTTTGTGCCTGAGATTTTATGTTCCTTTTTCATGATAAGCTAAGTATTGATCctctcataaaaacagtgaaagagCATGATTTAAACAAAATGTTACCTTAAGTGTACCGggcctttagaaacatcctaTAGCTGCTGCAGAATCATGCTCAGtggtttctgttttctcttttccaGCAAATCAATAACATCAGTGCCATGCTGGTGCTGGCCCGTGCCGTGTCCGGGCCCAGAGAGTACACGTTGGACCTGGAGATGGTGTCTGTCAACCCTCTGCTCAGCTACCAGGGCAACTACCAAAGCAGCTCCGCCCTCAGACTCTCCATCTATGTCGGGCCGTACAGCTTTTAAAGAgaacgaagaagaagagtggaggGGCACAGGGAAAGATGGAGACAGCTGGGAGAGAAAACAACggttggaaaaaaagaaggtgtAAAACTAAATGCAAGTTCAACCAGTCACTGTGATGTTACACTTTTAGCTTGTGTTGCCAAAGAAAGCACCCCACCTTATTATGTCACAGAATATGCACACAGTCAATGCACAGATGTTGTAGCACAGATAAATAACAGCCTTAAAACAGTGAAGTTCAATGTGttcctttgtgtttatgttttctaaTCTCACAGCTTCTTTCtgttgtcagtgtgtttgtttttcttcccctcCATTCAAGATGACATCAGATCTTTGTTGCATATTTTCATGTCTGCCTTCAGTTGGAGAGACTCAGGCTCAGTGTCACTACATTAATCTGTTCTCATCTGTTTACATCCTTGTCTCCAGTCCGATCTGTATGTCACTTTCTTCCTTGTTACCTGTTGACAGATGAGATTTAGTAACCACTCAGATCAAACCTCAcgctcctcctccaccctcaaCTGCTCACCCCTTTGTTTAAGCTCTCCATCATCACCTTTTGTAGGTTTGTCACATTGctgattgtgttgttttttaagatttaaatccaaataaaacaatataccTTTTAGgctttgtttacagttttattttttgggttGATGCTGTATCCACCTTTAGAAACTTCACTCTTTTAAAGCTACAACAATAAGTTTTTATATTATCAGAAAATTGATGCCCCATCCTGATATTTGTAAGAACAAGCATAGATGCAAAACACTTGCCAGTTCCACCAATGTGAGTTTTTGCTGCTTATCTGGGTGTTTGATGATTTTAGATATCTTAATGTTTTAGTGTGCTCAGACTGGGCTTTGCCAAATTGAAATATCCTGTTTTCTGTTCTATTTTTCAAATACTATAGACAAAATTTgacataaacatgaaaaaatacaaactttatAGTCAGTAGTCCTGTATATATGGAGTACTCAGTTGTCTAACCACCAACGCTTTTATTCTGTGTCGTTTCCCTCCTTTATTATGTAAGGGAAGAGGGGTTTTAAAAGAAGTCGTGTCAGTGAGAGTCTACAGGGTAATTGGTGATTCGCTGGGTACCAGCATCCCAGAACCGCCTCCCTCTTTCTGCACCCACACAGCCAGCACACCCAGACTTATCAAAATATATCTGTATCCTCTTCAGCTCCCAGCTAACAGCTCCAACACTGTCATTTCTGTCCTGCAGCACTCTTCATCACAGCCAAACAGTAACATACAAACAGGCAGAACAATCATCGCTCTCTGTTTTCACTCTTCTTctctaattattattaaataatgtttcattccttcaccatGAAAGATATGAAGTCTTATTTATGATATTTGTAAATGAAGGGTATGGCAGCCATGACTGTAGCTGTCTGTCCTATCTTTACTGTGACACCTCTTCACTTTTTTTGTGCTCAGTGATTCTCCTGACccacaaaaaaagcaaaggagaaaagagagagagggagaaaaagagagaggggaaagccCTTATTTCACAGTCCACTGCTGTTGTCTCCGCCCAgtcctacacacaaacacacaaacacagcacacaaacCTCCCATCTGTCCTCACTGGGGGGtgatgactcacacacacagagactgttTTATGTAATCAGAGCAGACTGCgagcagccagcagggggcagcacatCACACAGATCCCCCCTAACAGAGGCAGGCCAGGAATAGAAACAACCTGAGGAGAGAGTGTTGGTTTTATAACCTAATTGACTGGTGAGCCTACATTTTCTCCTGTTTTCCATGAAATCACGCACCTGTGGGAGGAAAAAGTGAGGGCAACTttgtctactttttttttttttttaaataatgaacaaTAGAGCGACTGAAGCACACGGATACTTTCCAAGCTCTGAAATGTGCCATGGCACAGATTTTCTCTTGCATAACTGGGTATTTTGTGATGATGAAGAACAAAATTGACAGAGCCTGGCAACGGTGCTAAAAAAGTGCAGTAGGGTAGGAGgctaatatgtgtgtgtgtgtgtgtgtgtgtgtgtgtgtgtgtgtgtgtgtgtgtgtgagtgcgtgcgcgtgcgtgcgtgcgtgtgtgtgtgtgtgtgtgtagactaGTAGTCCCTCAGAATTTCCTGTTggcatacagacagacagactaacctgacagaaaaaaaaaaaaacgtaggCTTACTTAACAGGCTGACTAGGCACAAGAGAAGGGGCCCAGGAGGGTTATGAAAATATGactcaaagaaacacaaatgtgCCTTAAAGGGACACAAAAGACTTAAAAGAaacccaaaataaaactttggAGTCGCAATTTGACCAAAAACCATGCAGAACTCACACAAAACCATGCAATCCGACAACTTTGGAAGTTGTGTCTCTAAAAAACCAAAGAGATGCAAAATGACCACAATGAGAGGGGAGAAAAGACCAGAAAATCTGAGCAAAAAAATAGACCCAAAGAGGTGATATGACCCCCAAAAATTCACCGTAAAAGGACCTGACAAAGAGAGGGATAAagaccacaaaaacaacactgcgtaaccccaaagagaaacaaaaccaCAGGCAACAAATGACCGCAGAGACACGCATGACCCCAAAAGTATAGTGAATGACCGCAGATAGGgatgcaaaaacaacaagagaaaaTGCAATCCAAAAAGCACAGCATGACCAATAAGAGACCCGACATGGCCAATAAGATACACCAAAAGGCCACAAAAAGGTGCAACACGACCACAGAGATGTGTAACGTGATTTCAAAGAtagcag is a genomic window of Notolabrus celidotus isolate fNotCel1 chromosome 8, fNotCel1.pri, whole genome shotgun sequence containing:
- the efemp2a gene encoding EGF-containing fibulin-like extracellular matrix protein 2a encodes the protein MQGVCVSILCVCICVSVLLHSAISQPPTQTDTYTECTDGYHWDPQTEHCKDVNECETIPDACKGEMKCFNHYGGYLCLPRSASVIPAPEPPITPTVTNPCPLGYEPQGDSCVDIDECERDEHDCQPSQQCINSMGAFTCQCPDGYRKVGTECIDIDECRYRYCQHRCVNVPGSFSCQCEPGFQLAGNNRSCIDVNECDMGAPCSQRCYNTYGTFLCRCEQGYELGPDGFACNDIDECSYSSYLCQYQCVNEPGKFSCVCPEGYQLLGTRLCQDINECETGEHQCTDTQTCVNIHGRYQCVDSNRCQDPYVHVSENRCVCPVSKPACRELPFSIVHRYMSITSERSVPSDIFQIQATSVSPGAYNTFRIRSGDENVDFYIRQINNISAMLVLARAVSGPREYTLDLEMVSVNPLLSYQGNYQSSSALRLSIYVGPYSF